The genomic segment GGATCTGCTCGAGAGCCTCCACCACTTGCAGGACGGAGTACGTCTCCCCCGCCCCCACGTTGAGGACCTCGCCCGCCGCCTCCGGGACCGCGGCCGCGAGCAGGGTGGCCCGGACCGCGTTGGTCACGTAGGTGAAGTCCCTCGACTGCAGTCCGTCCCCGTGGATCTCCACAGGCCTTCCCTGCAGGGCCGCGAGGATGAACTTCGGGATCACGGCCGCGTACTCCGAAGCCGGGTCCTGCCGCGGCCCGAAGACGTTGAAGTAGCGCAGGCTCACCGTCTCGAGCCCGTAGAGCTCGTAGAAGACCCGGCAGTAGTGCTCGCCCGCGAGCTTGCTCACCGCGTAGGGAGAAACGGGGGCGGGCGTCATGCCCTCCACCTTCGGCACCTCCAGGGAGGCCCCGTACACGGAGGAGCTGGAGGCGAAGACCACCCGCCTCACCCCTGCCTCCCGGGCCGCGAGCAGGACCTTGAGGGTGCCGCTCACGTTGACGTCGTCCGTGGAGAGGGGATCCACCACGGACCTGGGCACGGCCCGCAGGGCCGCCTCGTGGATCACCACCTCCACGCCTGCGCAGGCCCGCCGTAGGACCTCGGGGTCGCGGATGTCGCCCAGGACGAACTCACACCCCTCGGCCAAGGTCACGGCCTGGCCCGGGGGCGGAGGCCGGAGCGAACCCCTCGCGAGCCCGAGGGCCTCTTCCAGGTTCCGGAGACTGCCGGTCGAGAGGTCGTCCAGCACCCGCACCGGCTTTCCTTCCCGGTACAGGGCCTCCACCACGTGAGACCCGATGAACCCCGCTCCGCCCGTGACTAGGTAAGCCATTCCGCCTCCTCCGGTCCGCCCCCGTAACGGCCGCGCCAAGGGGCCCCCGGCTCGAACACCTGGAACCCGGCGGCGACCAGGCGCCGTGCGAGCCCCATCCCCCGGCCGTCCACCACGAGGGGCGAGCGCACACGCCTCCGGATCTCGTGCCAGTCCAGCTCGACGTACTCGGGCCATTCCGTGAGCAGGAGCACCGCGTCTGCTCCGCTTGCGGCCTCGTAGGGATTCGGGAAACAAGCCAGGGCCGGCAGCCTGCGCCGGGCAGCTTCTGAGGCCACCGGATCGTGGGCCTGGACGGAGGCCCCGCGGGCCAGGAGGCGCTCCGCGATG from the Armatimonadota bacterium genome contains:
- a CDS encoding SDR family oxidoreductase, yielding MAYLVTGGAGFIGSHVVEALYREGKPVRVLDDLSTGSLRNLEEALGLARGSLRPPPPGQAVTLAEGCEFVLGDIRDPEVLRRACAGVEVVIHEAALRAVPRSVVDPLSTDDVNVSGTLKVLLAAREAGVRRVVFASSSSVYGASLEVPKVEGMTPAPVSPYAVSKLAGEHYCRVFYELYGLETVSLRYFNVFGPRQDPASEYAAVIPKFILAALQGRPVEIHGDGLQSRDFTYVTNAVRATLLAAAVPEAAGEVLNVGAGETYSVLQVVEALEQILGRRLEVHHTAPRPGDVRVTLADTSRARRVLGYGPHVGFVEGLRETVRYFAARHPTRAFGKGVAVGTQLMWFAPAETSTEEAT